GCCGGCCCCGGCAGGGGCGCGCATCGTCAAAGGCGCCGGGCGCACGCTGCTGCCGGGCCTGATCGACGCCCATACCCACGCCTTCAGGCAATTCGACTTGCCGGTGCTGTTTGGCGTAACGACCCAGATCGACATGTTTACCGCCGTGCCGGTCATGCAGGACGCCAAACGCAGCATGGCCGCAGGCAGGCATGCGGGGCAGGCCGACCTGTTCTCGGCCGGCACCCTGGCCACGGCGCCGGGCGGCCATGGCACCCAGTTCGGCGTGCCGATCCCGACCCTGAGCAGCCCGGGCGAGGCGCAGGCCTTTGTCGACGCCCGCATTGCCGAGGGCTCCGACTTCATCAAGATCGTGCTGGAAGCGGGCGGCCATGGCACAGGCAAGATGCACTCGCTCGACATCGCGACTGCCACCGCGCTGATCGAGGCGGCGCACCGGCGCGGCAAGCTGGCCGTTGTACACGTCAGCACCGAACATGACGCCCGCGCCGCGCTCGAGGCCGGCGCCGACGCGCTGGTCCATTTGTTCCTGGGCGCCGCGCCCGATCCAACGGCGGTCGACAGCCTGGCCAAACTGGCCAAACGCAAGAACGCCTTCGTGATCCCGACGTTCAGCGTCATGGAAAGCATGGCCGGCGTGCGCGTCGACGACTTGCTGGGCGATGCGGATCTGGCGGCGCTGGTCGAACGCGAGGGCGCGACGACCCTCAAGGCGCGCTACGGCCAGCAGGTGCAGCCCCAATTGCTGGCCATGCCGAAGGCGGTCACCGCGGCATTGGCCAGGGCGGGCGTGCCGATCCTGGCCGGCACCGATGCCGGCAATGCCGGCACGCTGTATGGCATCAGCATGCACCGCGAACTGGCCGCGCTGGTGGAGGCAGGTTTGACGCCGACCGCCGCGCTGGCCGCCGCCACCAGCGCACCGGCCGCCGCCTTCCGGCTGGGCCGGCGCGGCTGTATCGCCACGGGCTGCAAGGCTGACCTGCTGCTGGTCGAGGGCGACCCGACACGCGATATCACGGCCACGCGCCGCATCGTCGAGGTGTGGAAGGACGGGCAGAGCGCGAATGCGTTGCGCGACGCCAGGCGTGAACGGGTCGCGCAAGAGCGCGGCGGATCGACGCGCCAGAACTTGCCGGCCGATGGACGCATCAGCCAGTTCAGCGCGGCGAAACTGGCCAGCCCGTTCGGCAGCGGCTGGATGCCGTCGACCGACCAGTTCGCCGGCGGCAAGTCGACCGTCAAGCTCGACGTGCTGCCGGCGCTGCCCGACGGGCAGATACCGCTGGCGGTGCAGGCCAGCGTTGCCCCCGGCCTGCCGTATGCGTGGTCGAGCGTCGCGTTCATGCCCGGCGCGCAGCCGATGCAGCCGGCCGACCTGAGCGCGGCCCGGGTGTTACGTTTCAAGGTGCGCGGCGACGGCAAGACCTACCAGGTGATGATCATGGGCGCGGCCAATAACCGGCCGAGCAGCGTGCCATTCGTCGCTGGCAAAGAGTGGGAGGACATCAGCGTGCCACTGTCGGCCTTTGCCGGCATCGATCCGGCGGCGGTTGCCATGCTAGCATTCAGTGCCGGGCCACAGCCGGGCGAGTACCGCTTCGAGCTCGCCGACGTGCGCCTGCTGGCGCAATAACCATCACGGAGTCACGATGACAACGACCTTCAGGCAGGTACTGGCGCGACCGTGGATGCCGGCCGACTACGGCGCATTGCAATACACGTGGCTGCTGTCACTGGGCTACCTGTTCTGGAAGTTTTATTACGTGAGGCCCGGCGTGGCCGAGGCGGTGCTGCTGGCGCTGACGATCGTCCTGTTCGTGCCGCTGTACTGCGCCAGCTTCTGGCCGCGCGGCTGGCGCGTCGGCGCCTGCGTGGCAGCCACCTGCCTGATCGGCGCAGCCTGGGCGCCGTGGAATCCGGGCGCTGCCTGCTTCTTCATCTTTGCCTGTGCCATGTGCGCCCGCATCCCCGGCACGGCCCGCGCCGTGGGCGCGATGCTGGCCGTGATCGCCAGTGGCGCGGTGGTTGCCCTGCTGATCCCGCAGATGCAGATGGTGTTCCTGCTGCCGATCCTGATGGCCGGCATGCCGGTCGGCCTGTCGTGCATCATGGATGCACGGCTGCGCACGTCGCGCACGCTCCTGATGCGCAAGCAGGAAGAGGTCGAGCACATGGCGCGCATCGCCGAGCGCGAACGCATCTCGCGCGACCTGCACGACCTGCTGGGCCACTCGCTGTCGATGATCGCGCTGAAGGCCGAACTGGCGCGCAAGCTGGCGCGGCGCGACCTGGCTGCCTGCGAGCGCGAAATCGCCGACATCGAAACCAATGCGCGCGGTGCGCTGGCCGAGGTGCGCGCCGCCGTGACGGGGTTTCGCCACAGTGGCCTGGTGCAGGCGCTGGCCAGCGCCCGCGCCAGCCTGCTTGCCGCCGACGTACTCCTCGACGAGCGCATCGAGCGCATCGACCTGGCGCCGGCGGCCGAACACGTGGTAGCGCTGGCCGTGCGCGAGGCGGTGACGAATATCGTGCGCCATGCCGGCGCGTCGCGCTGCACGCTGAGCCTGGTGCAAGAGCAGCAGGATGGCCAGACGCATGCCGTGCTGCGCGTGCTCGACGACGGCAAGCTGCGCAGCACGGATGGCCTGCAGCCGGGCAACGGCCTGGCCGGCATGCGCGAGCGCGTCGCGGCCCTGGGCGGGCGCTTGTCGCTGCAGGCCGGCGCCGGTCTGGCGCTCGAACTGCACGTGCCGGCGGGAGCATCGGCATGATCCGCATCCTGATCGCCGAAGACCAGACTCTGGTGCTGGGCGCGCTCAGCGCGCTGCTGCGGCTCGAACCGGATTTCGACGTCGTGGGCGGCGCTGCAGACGGGCGCGCGGCGCTGGCGCTGTGCGAGCGGCTGGTGCCGGACATCGTGCTGACCGATATCGAGATGCCGCACATGACGGGCCTCGAACTGGCGCAGGGCCTGGCTCAGCGCAAGCTGGCCTGCCGCGTCGTGGTCGTGACCACGTTTGCGCGCAGCGGCTACCTGCGCCGCGCGATGGAAGCTGGCGTGCGCGGCTATCTGCTGAAAGACGCGCCGGTCGATGCGCTGGCCGCGGCGATCCGCGTCGTGCACGGCGGTGGCCGCGCAATCGCGCCCGAACTGGCATTGGAGAGCTGGAACAGCGGCAGCGATCCGCTGACTGAGCGCGAGCGGCAGGTGCTGCGGCTGGCAGGCGAAGGGCGCAGCAGCGGCGAGATCGCGCGCCAGGTGCACCTGTCGGAAGGCACGGTGCGCAACTACCTGTCCGAGGCGATCAGCAAGCTGGGGGCCGGGAACCGCGTCGAAGCCTACCGGTTGGCGCGCGATGCCGGCTGGTTGTAGTCGTCGGGATTGCGGCGGGGCCGGCTCAACTGGTTCCAGGCGACCGTTTTATTAGCGCGCCGGGGTGGCGCTGGTGGTTGTGGCACATGCATCAGCGGATAGATGAAACTGCAATAGAGCAGGACCGTGTGCACCAGGAAGAACGTGCACAGGTAGACCATCAGCATATTGCTGCCATGCCAGATGACGATGCCGCTGGCGCCGAACGGCACCATCAGCAGCAGCGCCGCGAACGAGCGCAGCATGGCGTCGCGCCCCATGCGATGGCCCGCCATCGCCACCAGGAAGAACCCGCCCGAACCCAGCGCCACGCCCACCAGCACGATGTACGGCTCGAGCCAGTCCGGGATGCCATGCGCCGTCGAGGCCAGCAGCGCAGCCGGCAGCAGGATGGCGAACACGCCGGCGGCCATGCTCAGAAGCCGCAGCACGCGCATTTCGCGCCCGCGAAAAACGGGGCGTGCGGTACGCGTGATCGGAGTGGATTTCATGGGGGGGATGATCGGGATGGGGCCGGATGTAACGTCCGGGCGCACGGCGCGGTTGACATGGTCAGTGCCCGACGCTTTTTGAGAACAGGTTAATGACCAGCACGCCGGCGATGATCAACGCCAGCCCGGAAATCGCCGCCAGATCCAGGCTTTGCTTGAAATACAACCAGCTGACGATCGAAATGAGCACGATGCCCACGCCCGACCAGATCGCGTAGGCGATGCCGGTTGGCAGCACGCGCAGGCTGAAGGTGAGCAGGTAGAACGACAGGGCATAGCAGCCGACGGTGATCAGGCTGGGCAGGGGACGGGTAAAGCTGTCGGACGCTTTGAGGGCCGTGGTGCCGATCACTTCGGCAACGATGGCAAATCCGAGATAAAGGTAAGCGAGGTTCAGGGTCATGGAAAATGAAAACGGCCCGTTGCCGGGCCGTGGTAACGATTACTGCTCGCGCTGCCAGGTCTGGGTGCGTCCGAACATCGGCGCGCCGATATAACCGCGCACTTCGAGCTTGTTGCCGTTGTCGGCCAGCGTGGCCTTGCTCTTGTAGGTCTTGCCGGCGGCCGGGTCGAGGATTTCGCCGCCGGTGTAGTCGCCGCCGTCTTTTTTCAGGCCCGACAGGATGGTCATGCCGATGATCGGCTGGTCCTTGCGCGCGTCGCTGCATTTGCCGCACAGCGGGTTCTGCTCTTCGGATGGCGCGCGGTACAGTTTTTCGATCTTGCCGGTCAGGATGCCGCCTTCTTCGGTGATCCGCACCAGCGCCTTCGGCTTGCCGGTCTTGTCATCGATGGTCTTCCAGGTGCCGACAGGCGAGGTGGCCTGTGCCCATGCGGCGGCGGGCAGGGTGAGCATGGCGGCGGCAATCAGGCTTGCTTGGATCAGGTGGCGCATGGTGGTGTCTCCAGTGTTGTTGTAGGTACGGCGCCAGTGTAGCCTACCGCTTCGCCCGTGTGACAGGTTGACGCCCGAGGATGTCTTCCAATCGCGCAGCACGGGCCTATGGCGCGTTGCGCACGTCTTCCGGGGTGACCTGGTGGCGCCGCTCGGCCGGGCGGGTCAGCACGCGCAGGCTCACTTCGAGCGGCACGCCCAGCGTGGCCAGTTCGCGCGCTGCAGGGCGGGCCTCGATCGACACGTCGTGCAGCACGGCGTCGATGAGGAGGGCGGTCTTGTAATCGCTTCGTCGGTCCATGGTGGGATCGTATCATGTCCACCACGCTTTAGATCGCCAGCAATTGGTGCACCGACCGGGCGCGCCTGCACCAGCAGCGCTCATTTCCTGCCCATCCTGAGTCAGCCCGGCCGACGGCGCCACAGGGCCGAAAAAATGATGTGAATTCCTTACGGAATCATGTAACTTGTGCGACGTCACGGCGGCCACATGCCGCTCTTCCGGAACCCCTCAACGCAGGAGTCGCACCACCATGCTCGACCTGGTCAACGCAGTCAACGGTATCATCTGGAGCCCCATCATGATCGCCCTGTGCCTCGGGGCGGGCTTGTATTTCTCGATTCGCGGCCGCTTCCTGCAGGTGCGGCATATTCGCGAGATGCTGCGCCTGATGCGTGAAGGGAAGAGCTCGGAGCAGGGCGTGTCGTCGTTCCAGGCGCTGGCCATGACGCTGGCCGGCCGGGTCGGTACCGGCAATATCGCTGGTGTGGCCACCGCCATCACGTTCGGCGGCCCGGGCGCCGTGTTCTGGATGTGGGCCGTCGCCTTCCTGGGCGCCAGCTCGGCCTTCGTCGAATCGACGCTGGGCCAGGTCTACAAGGAGCAGATCGGCAACCAGTACCGCGGCGGCCCGGCGTTCTACATCGAAAAAGGACTTGGGATGAAGCGCTACGCGTGGACCTTCGCCATCGCCACGCTGTTCGCCACGGGCCTGCTGCTGCCGGGCGTGCAGGCCAACTCGATCGCCGAAGGTCTCAAGACCGCCGCCGGCATCGATCCGCTCTACACCGGCATCGGCCTGGCCGTGGTGCTCGCTGCGATCATCTTCGGCGGCGTCAAGCGCATCGCCCATTTCGCCGAGATCGTGGTGCCGTTCATGGCGGCCGCCTACATCCTTGTGGCCGTCGTGGTGGTGGCCATGAACATCGAAGCACTGCCAGGGGTGCTGCGCCTGATTGTCAGCTCGGCCTTCGGCCTGGACGCTGGCTTCGGCGCCATGCTCGGCATGGCGATCCAGTGGGGCGTCAAGCGCGGCATCTATTCGAACGAAGCCGGGCAGGGCACCGGCCCGCACGCGTCGTCGGCGGCCGAAGTGAGCCACCCGGCCAAGCAGGGCCTGGTGCAGGGCTTCTCGGTGTACATCGACACGCTGTTTGTGTGCTCGGCGACCGCCTTCATGCTGCTGGTGACAGGCCAGTACAACGTCGAAAATACTGACGGCACGGCGCGCTTCATCGGCGTGCAGGGCGTGGCGTCGGGCCCCGGTTACGTGCAGACGGCGCTCGAGAACGTGCTGCCGGGCTTCGGCGCACTGTTCGTCGCGATCGCGCTGCTGTTCTTCGCGTTCACGACCATCGTCGCCTACTACTACATCGCTGAGACCAATATCGCCTACATGGACCGCCATAACCGCCATCCGTGGCTGGGCGTGCTCCTCAAGCTGTGCATCGTCTCCGCGACGATCTACGGCGCGGTCAAGACCGCCGACGTGGCCTGGGGCCTGGGCGACATCGGTGTCGGCCTGATGGCCTGGCTGAACATCGTCGCGATCTTCTTGCTGCGCAAGGACGCCTTCAAGTGCCTGCGCGATTACGAGGCGCAGAAGAAGGCCGGCAAGGAACCCGAGTTCGATCCGGTCGCGCTGGGGATCAAGAATGCGCATTACTGGGAGGGGCGTGCTGCTGCGCTGAAGGTGCAAGGCGACGGTGCGCGCGACGCGGCGGCAGTCAAATAGCGTCGCGTGATGCTCCGGCCATCCAGGCCGGGGCGTCCGCCGGATCGTCCTCCACCCGCGCCAACGCCCGAACGTCCGAATTGGCCGCAGTGCACTTTTATCGAATCGACGCGTTCATGCGCCCGCTGATCGGCATCATCCTTCTGGGAGCTCTCGCTACCATGGCAATCTCCCCTCCGGTCTCGGCGACCACCACGACCACGCCGCAGTCGCCCCAATATCACGACGGCAAATACCGCAATCCGGTCGCCATGCACAAGCTCGGTCCTGGCGAGATCGCCAAGCTGTGGTGGGCCTTCGTGTTCCACAAGCCGGCCGGGACCACGCCACAGCAGGCGGTGCCGGTGCAGCCGCTGACCCGGGCAGCCCTGCTGGCCGCGCCCGACAACACGCTGTACCGCCTCGGCCACTCGACGATGCTGATCAAGCTTGCCGGCGAGTTCTACCTGACCGACCCGGTGTTCTCGAAGCGCGCATCGCCCGTGCAGTGGTTCGGCCCGGCGCGCTTTCATGCGCCGCCCATCTCGATCGACGACCTGCCGCCCATCAAGGCGATCATCCTGTCGCACGACCATTACGATCATCTCGACTACGCGGCGATCATGGCGCTGGCGGCAAAGACAGCCGTGTTTATCACGCCGCTGGGCGTGGGTGACCGGCTGGTCGACTGGGGCATCGACCGCGCCAAGGTGCGCCAGTTCGACTGGTGGCAGGGCGCCGAGATCGACGGCGTGCAGTTCGTCGCGACGCCGGCCCAGCACTTTTCGGGCCGCGGGCCGCGCGACGGCAACTCGACGCTGTGGGCATCATGGGTGATCCGGCACGAGAACCTGCGCCTGTTCTTCAGCGGCGACACCGGTTATTTCAAGGGCTTCAAGGAGATCGGCGCCAAATTCGGGCCATTCGACATGGCGCTGATCGAAACCGGCGCCTACGACAAGCTCTGGCCGGACATCCACATGCAGCCGGAAGAAACCCTGCAAGCGTTCGTGGACCTGAACGCAGCCTGGTTGCTCCCGATGCATAACGGGACGTTCGACCTGGCGCTGCACCGCTGGCAGGAGCCGCTCGACCGGATCGAGGCGCTGGCCAACGAGCGCGGGATCAAGCTGACGACGCCGCAGATGGGCGAAGCGCTGAACCTGAATGCACCGCAGGCCGGCGGGCGCTGGTGGCATGGCCTCAAATGATCACGCGCCGCAGTGCGCCAGTGTTGTATCGAACCAGCCCTGCGCCTTGCAGGTGCCATGTACCAGCGCACGCACCCGTGCCACGCGCGTGGCATGTGCGGCTGGCTGCCTGACAGGATGGTACGCGTTGGGTGCCTTGATCATGGCAACCAGGCCAATGAATTCTTCTTCGCTGGTCTGTTCCAGCGACTTGCCGAGATAATTCCGGGACGCCGCTGACAAGCCCATGATCTGCCTGCCGTTATGCGTTCCCAAATAGACATGGGTGGTGTACAGCGCCAGTTGTCGCGCCTTGGATAGCCTGGCGTCGAGCACCACGGCCATCGCATCACGGCCCAGATCGATCCGTTTGCAGCACGCGAAGACGCTGCGGTACAGCGCCTGCAACGCGCCGCCGGCCCCGCCCAGATCCGCCCCTTCCAGGTAGACGTCGCGCGCCACCGCGCCCGAGATCGTCGCAAAGCCCTGGCCGCTGGTCAGGCTCACGCCGTGGTGTACGAAGAAGGCAGGATCTTCGACGCGCAGCAGGATCTGCGTCTGCCGCGCGGACAGGGGCGCGTCAGCGATTGCAGGCATGTGCGCAGTGACAGTGTCAAAGGTAGCCCAGGCCCAGATGACGACAAGGAGCAGATAGCCCGCCACCATCGCGGGCAGGATCGACAGCCAACGGGTTCGTCGTCGCATCACACGCCTTTGACGGGCGCCTGGCCCACGGATGGTCTGCGCTGCAAACCCAGATGCATGGCGCCGTGTTCGAGCAGGCGCGCCAGCGCGTAACAGCACAGCAGCACCGGCAAATAGACGACAAAGGTCCAGGTTTGCACGTCGCCCAGAAGTGACCTGTACAGCCACTGCGTGGCAAGCACGATGAACATGTGGAACAGGTACAGCTCATAACTGAGGCTTCCCATGCGCGCCAGCCATCCCAGACCACGGCGCGGCGCAGGTGGCTGCGCGTGAAAGGCCAGCAGCAGCAGGCAGGCGCCGACGCAAATCACATACAGGTTCGACTTGAACAGATGTCGGTAGACCACGTCCGACCAGCCCAATACCAGCACAAGGCACAGCGCACCAGCCAGACCCATGATGCGGGCCCCTCGTTTGCCTGGCTGCCACCGGCGCGCCAGCAGTGCAGCGAGCACGCCCCAGGCCAGCGCGGCCATCCCGGGCAGGTATGCCTTTTCCCACCAGACCTCGTCGCTCATCGGCACCAGCGCGCGCAACGGTTGCAGTCCCAGCGCCAGCATGACCAGCATGCCGATCAGGACACGGCGCGGCAGCCACAGGCACAGCAGCGGAAAGCCCACGTAGAACACTTCTTCGATCGACAGTGACCACAGCACATCCCAGCCCGGCGGCGCCCAGCCAGTGCGGCCCTCGTACCAGTTGAACGTGAACGTCAGTGCCGAACCAAGCAAGCCGGCCAGCGACTGGCGGTCGGTCTCTGGCGCGAATCCCGGTACCTGGCACACGGCCAGCAGCGAGAGCAGCGTCAGGGCCAGGCCGAGCAGGGGCAGGATGCGCCGCGCGCGGGCGCGGTAGAAACGGCGCAGGTCGACCTGTCCAACGTCGCCATCGCGTTCGATGATACGCAGCGTGATCAGAAAGCCCGACAACGTGAAGAAGATGAAGACTGCTTCGTAGCCGTTGAAGCTGATGGCGTCGATCAGTCGCTTGGGCAGCCACTGGCCAAGCAGGCTTGGGCCCAGCGGCAGGCGAAACGGCAAGGCCAGATGGTGCACGATCACGAGCAGGATCGCCAGGCCACGCAGGCAATCGATGCCGACGTTGCGCCGCGCGGCGTGCCAGTGGGGACGGGAAGTCGTCATGCGGTGCTTTCCAGGGTGATTGCTGCCATCGTCTACAGGGAGTGTTCCCAAACCAGGCGCCAGGTTGCGCGTACCCGATATGTCGCTACGCGCAGCAACGGCGCGTTGCCTTCGAACGTGCGCCGTTCGCGAACGTCTTGCTGCAGCAGGCCCGAGACCGACAGTCGCAGGCGCGATCTTGCATCACGCTTCCACAGTGTGTAAAGGTCAAGCTGGCGTTTCATGCTGTCTGCATCGACGATCGATGCGCTGCTGCGGCTGACAACGCCGCTGGTGTGGGTATAGGTGCCGCCGACGTCGATGCGCCCGCTCGTGCCGCCAGCCGGTCGATCGTGGCCTTGCCTTCTAATTCGATGCCATGCACGGCCGCCCGGCCTGCATTGACCGACGTTGCGGTCCACGACTAAAAGCCGGGGTCAGGTCTGACATTCGGACACGAACTCGACTAAAAGCCGGGGTCAGGTCTGACATTCGGACACGAACTCGACAATTGGGTAGTCGGAACCAGCTTGCACCGGGCCATGCTAATACCGGGCAAGAAGCCATTGCAAGTAGTTAGGGCTGAGGTCGTGTCCGAATGTCAGACCTGACCCCGGCTGTGCTCAAGTAGTTAGGGCTGAGGTCGTGTCCTAATGTCAGACCTTACCCCGGCTGTGCTGAATTTATGGATTAGAGTAAGCAGAGCAGAAACAAAAAACGCGGCCGGGGCCGCGTTTTCTTTGGGGACTGGCTGCTTACGCTGCTGCCAATTTCTCCAGCTGTTCCTGCATCTTGCTGAGCGTGGCCGAGAAGTTCGCCACGCGTTCCTGCTCCTGCGCCACGACGGCGGCCGGGGCGCGGGCGACGAAGCTCTCGTTCGACAGCTTGCCGTTGGCCTTGGCGATTTCGCCGGCCACGCGTGCGATTTCCTTCGACAGGCGCTCGCGTTCGGCGGCGACGTCGATCTCGACCTTGAGCATCAGCTTGGTCGTGCCGACGATCGACACGGCCGCTGGCGATTCCGGCAGCGCATCGACGATCTGCACTTCGGCCAGCTTGCCCAGCAGCTGGATGTACGGTGCGAACACCGCCATGTCGGCGCGCCCGGCGTCGCTCGACGGTTCGACGATCAGCGGCACGCGCAGCGACGGCGCCAGCGACATCTCGCCGCGCAGGTTGCGGGTGGCGTCCACCAGCGCCTTCAACTGTTCCATCCAGGCTTCGGCGCCTTCGTCGATCTGCGTCGCATCGGCTTGCGGATACGGTTGCAGCATGATCGTCGGGCCGGTCTTGCCGGCCAGTGGTGCGATGCTCTGCCACAGTGCTTCGGTCACGAACGGAATGATCGGATGCGCCAGGCGCAGGATCACTTCCAGCACGCGCAGCAGCGTGTAGCGCGTCGCGCGTTGCTGCGCTTCGGTGCCTTGCTGGACCTGGACTTTCGACACTTCCAGGTACCAGTCGCAGTATTCATCCCAGACGAACTTGTAGATGCTGTTGGCGATATTGTCGAAGCGGTAGTCGGCAAAGCCCTTGGCGACATCCTGCTCGACGCGGTTCATCAGCGAGATGATCCAGCGATCGGCCTGAGATAAGTCTTCAGGCAATGGGGCGCCGCAATCCTTGCCTTCGGTGTTCATCATCACGAAGCGGGTCGCATTCCACAGCTTGTTGCAGAAGTTGCGGTAGCCTTCGGCGCGGCCCAGGTCGAAGTTGATGTTACGGCCCAGCGACGCGTAGCTGGCCATCGTGAAGCGCACGGCGTCGGTGCCGAATGCCGGGATCCCTTCAGGGAATTCGCGGCGCGTGGCCTTGCCGATCTTTTCGGCGGCGCGCGGGTCCATCAGACCCGTGGTGCGCTTGGCCACCAGCGTCTCGACGTCGATGCCGTCGATCAGGTCGATCGGGTCGAGCGTGTTGCCCTTCGACTTCGACATCTTCTGGCCCTGCGAATCGCGTACCAGGCCGTGCACGTAGACGGTCTCGAACGGCACCTTGCCAGTGAAGTGCGCGGTCATCATGACCATGCGCGCGACCCAGAAGAAGATGATGTCGAAGCCCGTGACCAGCACCGACGACGGCAGGAACATCTTCATGTCGGGCGTTTCTTCGGGCCAGCCCATGGTCGAGAAGGGTACCAGCGCCGACGAGAACCACGTGTCGAGCACGTCGTCGTCGCGGCGCAGTGCGCCGGTGATGCCGGCAGCTGCGGCCTTGGCCTGCGCTTCGGCTTCATCGCGCGCGACGACGATCTGGCCGTCTTCGGCGAA
The sequence above is a segment of the Oxalobacteraceae sp. CFBP 8761 genome. Coding sequences within it:
- a CDS encoding CIA30 family protein, which encodes MSTIVAKAALAAAGLSLSCLALGAATLVQDVRVFDGKAVHERRSVLFDDARVVDADFRGPAPAGARIVKGAGRTLLPGLIDAHTHAFRQFDLPVLFGVTTQIDMFTAVPVMQDAKRSMAAGRHAGQADLFSAGTLATAPGGHGTQFGVPIPTLSSPGEAQAFVDARIAEGSDFIKIVLEAGGHGTGKMHSLDIATATALIEAAHRRGKLAVVHVSTEHDARAALEAGADALVHLFLGAAPDPTAVDSLAKLAKRKNAFVIPTFSVMESMAGVRVDDLLGDADLAALVEREGATTLKARYGQQVQPQLLAMPKAVTAALARAGVPILAGTDAGNAGTLYGISMHRELAALVEAGLTPTAALAAATSAPAAAFRLGRRGCIATGCKADLLLVEGDPTRDITATRRIVEVWKDGQSANALRDARRERVAQERGGSTRQNLPADGRISQFSAAKLASPFGSGWMPSTDQFAGGKSTVKLDVLPALPDGQIPLAVQASVAPGLPYAWSSVAFMPGAQPMQPADLSAARVLRFKVRGDGKTYQVMIMGAANNRPSSVPFVAGKEWEDISVPLSAFAGIDPAAVAMLAFSAGPQPGEYRFELADVRLLAQ
- a CDS encoding sensor histidine kinase, with product MTTTFRQVLARPWMPADYGALQYTWLLSLGYLFWKFYYVRPGVAEAVLLALTIVLFVPLYCASFWPRGWRVGACVAATCLIGAAWAPWNPGAACFFIFACAMCARIPGTARAVGAMLAVIASGAVVALLIPQMQMVFLLPILMAGMPVGLSCIMDARLRTSRTLLMRKQEEVEHMARIAERERISRDLHDLLGHSLSMIALKAELARKLARRDLAACEREIADIETNARGALAEVRAAVTGFRHSGLVQALASARASLLAADVLLDERIERIDLAPAAEHVVALAVREAVTNIVRHAGASRCTLSLVQEQQDGQTHAVLRVLDDGKLRSTDGLQPGNGLAGMRERVAALGGRLSLQAGAGLALELHVPAGASA
- a CDS encoding response regulator transcription factor, translating into MIRILIAEDQTLVLGALSALLRLEPDFDVVGGAADGRAALALCERLVPDIVLTDIEMPHMTGLELAQGLAQRKLACRVVVVTTFARSGYLRRAMEAGVRGYLLKDAPVDALAAAIRVVHGGGRAIAPELALESWNSGSDPLTERERQVLRLAGEGRSSGEIARQVHLSEGTVRNYLSEAISKLGAGNRVEAYRLARDAGWL
- a CDS encoding QacE family quaternary ammonium compound efflux SMR transporter; the encoded protein is MNLAYLYLGFAIVAEVIGTTALKASDSFTRPLPSLITVGCYALSFYLLTFSLRVLPTGIAYAIWSGVGIVLISIVSWLYFKQSLDLAAISGLALIIAGVLVINLFSKSVGH
- a CDS encoding DUF2147 domain-containing protein, with translation MRHLIQASLIAAAMLTLPAAAWAQATSPVGTWKTIDDKTGKPKALVRITEEGGILTGKIEKLYRAPSEEQNPLCGKCSDARKDQPIIGMTILSGLKKDGGDYTGGEILDPAAGKTYKSKATLADNGNKLEVRGYIGAPMFGRTQTWQREQ
- a CDS encoding alanine:cation symporter family protein — translated: MLDLVNAVNGIIWSPIMIALCLGAGLYFSIRGRFLQVRHIREMLRLMREGKSSEQGVSSFQALAMTLAGRVGTGNIAGVATAITFGGPGAVFWMWAVAFLGASSAFVESTLGQVYKEQIGNQYRGGPAFYIEKGLGMKRYAWTFAIATLFATGLLLPGVQANSIAEGLKTAAGIDPLYTGIGLAVVLAAIIFGGVKRIAHFAEIVVPFMAAAYILVAVVVVAMNIEALPGVLRLIVSSAFGLDAGFGAMLGMAIQWGVKRGIYSNEAGQGTGPHASSAAEVSHPAKQGLVQGFSVYIDTLFVCSATAFMLLVTGQYNVENTDGTARFIGVQGVASGPGYVQTALENVLPGFGALFVAIALLFFAFTTIVAYYYIAETNIAYMDRHNRHPWLGVLLKLCIVSATIYGAVKTADVAWGLGDIGVGLMAWLNIVAIFLLRKDAFKCLRDYEAQKKAGKEPEFDPVALGIKNAHYWEGRAAALKVQGDGARDAAAVK
- a CDS encoding MBL fold metallo-hydrolase; the protein is MRPLIGIILLGALATMAISPPVSATTTTTPQSPQYHDGKYRNPVAMHKLGPGEIAKLWWAFVFHKPAGTTPQQAVPVQPLTRAALLAAPDNTLYRLGHSTMLIKLAGEFYLTDPVFSKRASPVQWFGPARFHAPPISIDDLPPIKAIILSHDHYDHLDYAAIMALAAKTAVFITPLGVGDRLVDWGIDRAKVRQFDWWQGAEIDGVQFVATPAQHFSGRGPRDGNSTLWASWVIRHENLRLFFSGDTGYFKGFKEIGAKFGPFDMALIETGAYDKLWPDIHMQPEETLQAFVDLNAAWLLPMHNGTFDLALHRWQEPLDRIEALANERGIKLTTPQMGEALNLNAPQAGGRWWHGLK
- a CDS encoding transglycosylase domain-containing protein; translated protein: MRRRTRWLSILPAMVAGYLLLVVIWAWATFDTVTAHMPAIADAPLSARQTQILLRVEDPAFFVHHGVSLTSGQGFATISGAVARDVYLEGADLGGAGGALQALYRSVFACCKRIDLGRDAMAVVLDARLSKARQLALYTTHVYLGTHNGRQIMGLSAASRNYLGKSLEQTSEEEFIGLVAMIKAPNAYHPVRQPAAHATRVARVRALVHGTCKAQGWFDTTLAHCGA
- a CDS encoding acyltransferase; amino-acid sequence: MTTSRPHWHAARRNVGIDCLRGLAILLVIVHHLALPFRLPLGPSLLGQWLPKRLIDAISFNGYEAVFIFFTLSGFLITLRIIERDGDVGQVDLRRFYRARARRILPLLGLALTLLSLLAVCQVPGFAPETDRQSLAGLLGSALTFTFNWYEGRTGWAPPGWDVLWSLSIEEVFYVGFPLLCLWLPRRVLIGMLVMLALGLQPLRALVPMSDEVWWEKAYLPGMAALAWGVLAALLARRWQPGKRGARIMGLAGALCLVLVLGWSDVVYRHLFKSNLYVICVGACLLLLAFHAQPPAPRRGLGWLARMGSLSYELYLFHMFIVLATQWLYRSLLGDVQTWTFVVYLPVLLCCYALARLLEHGAMHLGLQRRPSVGQAPVKGV